cgggggggggggggtgcagaagagaggtgaagcagagagtgcaggcagggtggagtgggtggagaagagtgtcaggagtgatgtgtgacagaagggtaccagcaagagctaaagggaaggtttacaagatggttgtgagaccagctatgttgtatggtttggagacagtggcactgatgaaaagacaggaggtggcagtgatgaagatgataagattttcatcgggagtgatgaagaaggacaggattaggaacgagtttatcagagggacagctcaggttggacggtttggagaaaaagcaagagaggcaagattgagatggtttggacatgtgtggaggagagatgctgggtatattgggagaaggatgctgaatatggagctgccagggaagaggagaagaggaaggccaaagaggaggttcatggatgtggtgagggaggacatgcaggtggctggtgtgacagggggggatgcagaggacaggaagagatggaaacggatgatccgctgtggcgccccctaacgggagcagcagaaataTTCAATGTTATTCCCTCTCTCATAATTACTTACATTCACTTAAAACGTATTGCTGTTTCTTCTTCGTCTCTAAAATCCACGTTTTTCATCTCTTGTCTTCTAATTAGGAAAAGAGCTTTGTTCAAGTGAGTATGACCCAATCTGTTTCGAGTTATTACATTTTCTGccttcctacccccccccccaaactggagTAATTTGAAAAAAATGATGCCCCTTCTTCATCTCTTCCAAACATCCCTCCATTGTTTGACATATTTTTGATTAGTCCTTTCAAGAATATATTGTACAACCAAGATCTTATTTTCTTGGTCTTTGCTACCGGCTTCATTTTGGATACCTCGGTTGCTGGAACATCATGGCTTTACTTGGGGCCTGCTGGTTTTCCACACACTCTGCACAGGCCAAGCCTACACTTTCCAGTGTGAGCCACGTCCCATGCAAGTCGACATGCAAGAGTCCATGTAATCTTGTCATCATATAACtttgtctctcctctccctccccatAATGACATCCTTCTTTAACCACCTCCTGCACGCTATACTAAAAATAATGACGTCCCCTCTTTTCACTCTCTCTCATCCTGTGCCACCTCATTTTCCTGTATAGAAGACTTCTATTCCCAGACAgcgtccagatgtgggccacttcaggcaatgatgcggcactgatggtcttcttctggccctgacaaaatagatgtgagcctgaagtagcccacatgtataatagcaaatatggcccaaatatgtcaaatcacatgtgggccttttttggcaaagacgcggtgctctgggcaacatgtgatctggatgtgaacaggaagtggcccgtgtggtaaatggtgaatatggcccaaatatcccaaaacaaatatgggccacctttggcaaatatgtggcacatgcggcattgctgtggcttggttctggcccagatctggcaaacaggagcagaccacccaagtgccatcattccatgtggtatgtgggctggatgaagtgttgggtgtgggacgggcccgggccacagcaattttgctatctgggttccgACAGATCACAGCATATCTTCACACATCTGCTTCTACGTTGCCTTTTTAGCTGCCACATCTACATGCCTCGTTGCCCTCTACACGAGCTGGAACCGGTGAGAAACCAGCCGGCCCCCCCGGCCTGAGCTGTTTGTTGCAGTGCAACTACAAGTTCCACAATAAGGTCCAGGTGGACCCCATATTTAACCCCCTGAAGGGCAAAACTGAAAACAGGTTCCTGCAGACCCAAGAGCTCGTTGAGGTATCCGTCTCCTGTTGTTTTTGTCCTGCAAACAGATGTCCCAGAATGCCATATTTTCCATTGAATCTCTTTATTTTttgctactttattaatccctgtggggaaattcttcctctgcatttaactcatcctagctgtgcagctcggagcagcgggcagccgccgtgcagcacccggggaccaactccagttcgtgttgtcgtgcctcggtcaggggcacggacagcagtattaaccccaacacgcatgtctttttgatggcgggggaaaccggagcacccggagaaatcccaccacagacacggcgagaacatgcaaactccacacagaggacgaccccccaaggctggacaaccccgggggttcgaaccccaggaccttcttgctgcgaggcgacagatGGCTGCGACAGTCGACTACTCTGGAAATGAGCCTCACGCGACATCGGCTGCATCACAAACCGACTCGACACTGCGACATGTTAAAATTATATTTATTCAAAAGGAAAGGAATTCGGAAAGGAACCGGAAAGCATAAGGTTTTAAATTCTACTTGAAAAAGAACGATCAGTGCttaagagacacagacacagaatgTTGGGCCGACCACGTTTCGTCATATGCTATTCAACTAACCACTAGCGGGCACGTGGGAGGCGGCATTTCAGGTCTTCACATCACTGCAGCCGACCTGGAGGTCGCCTCAGCGTGTTCACGGCCGAAGACACCAAACGATTTACCGATAACCGAAGGGCACGCTCTCGTTTAACTGCGACTCGGAAGCGTCCGCAGGGCTCTCGCTCCATGAGAAGATAACAACGACGATAAGACGGTGACCTCGGGAGACTCGGGGCGTTTACGGGCACGTTTCGGAGCCGGAGAGAGGGTCGACGCCCGATGCAATAAACAAAGTCCTTTACGACCAACGGCTCACGTGAACACACGTTCAATTATACTTTTATCAAATCCTTTCAATGAAAAACACCCCAAGCCTGGTCAGCCAGGCCTTACTCTTCCTCACCTACCTAACAGACTTAAATTAGTTATTGAGGAATACTttgtcatacaaaaaaaaaaacagagtatGTAAAAAGAAAAGACCACTCTCAAATGTAGAAGTTCTAGTATTGCTCACAATTGCATTAGCTGAGGAAATGGCGTTTTCtccaatttggaaaaaaaaaaaatcggaaaAGCCAACGTGAGTGTCTCGAACTACCGAACACTGCTTCCGTCCCGCTCCCGCCTTACGAACTAAGCTGAGAAAGAAACTTAAGATGGGGAGCGACTCGACGTCTGCTCCTGATGCCTGGGCTAAAAGCTACCAACATAAATATCAAAAGCGCACCGCTTTGGCTTTTACAATACACAGCTTCAAGAGTCCGTCCAGTGTCCACTTTTCCGTGGGTTTGGATTCGAGgctgaaaaaataaaaacgacgaCGACACCGACGACAATGGAGAGGAGAGGCGGGTTTCCGTGGAGAGGGGGAGTGAACAGAAGGGGTGAAaactccggtgtgtgtgtgtgtgtgtgtgtgtgtgtgttcggtggTTCCCCCCATCGGACCTCGTTGGAAGCTTTTTGCCTTCGCCAAGCGGCGTTTCAACGGTCAACGTGTCCCATTGTCCCTCGTTTGGGGGGATGCTGTTTGGTACTGGGTGGGTGTGAGGGGCTGAGGTGGACCAGGCGCAGGCAGACAGAGGGGGTCTTTAGTCTGTAAAGTCTATCTCCTCACTGCGGGAAGGAACGGctggggggggtggtgggtgggggtgggtgggggggggggtggataaaaCCTGGCAGTTCATCTCAGGCTACGCTCCGGCCGCCACCGTGCGCCCTTcggacacaaaaacacacactctcgcACACACGCTTCCCCCCGACACCTCCACACCCACGCTCACACACAGGCAGACCCCGAGACTCCCGCTGGTCTCTAGGTGGTCCGTTCTTCCCCGTCGGCCTCCTGCTTGGTCCTCCTCAGGTTGCTCTTCATCTTGATAAATTCGGGGGTGTTCTCCTGCTCCTCTTCTATTTTCTGCTGCTCCAACTCCAGCTGCAACGACAACACAAGTAAATACGCGTTATGGCGGTCGTCATCCAAGTCAGAGCGATGACGTAATCATCAGATATCATATAATAATACAATATTTGTGAGCACCCGTGGCTTCTCTCTCTATACACAAGAAGCGAGGTCTACACGCGACCTTTCAAGTGAAGAAGAAGCTCTTTTTCACGAGTCAATGACAACAATTCTTATTGGCTTTTGTGTtctgatactgtgtgtgtgtgtatttgtgtgtgtgtatgtgtgtgtgtgtgtgtgtgtgtgatgatccaTATAGCCACCTGCTCCAGTTTCTGTTGTCTTTTCATCAGCTCGATCTCTAGGTCGCTCCTCTTCTTGTGAGCCTCCTGCTCCTCCTTCTGGGCCTTGAGGACCTgctccctcttcctcttctccaagACCTTCTGAAGCTCGGGTTTGTTTTGGGGAGCCAGACCCCTGTGAAGGCGACAGCGAGCGAGCGGGTCGTTACCGCTGAACTGGATGAACAAGACATGCAAATCCTGCTCCACAACTCCCACAGGGCCCCAGAGTAACGCCTACATTCCTGCGTAATGGCGACCATCTGATTCCCGTCTGACGTCAAGTTAGCACGGACGTTTATCCAACACCAGATGACTCAGGATTattcaatttgtgtgtgtgcgagggGGCGCCGGCCCTGGTGTTAACGTCGAAACAGTGCCACGAATTCATGGGtccacaataataataaaaaaaccttCCGAAATATAAATAACTATCTGGTCTTGCACAACACGAACATCCATTCAGCCCTCGTGTTCGGATATCTTCCACATGACACGTGACCCTGGGCAGCACGGCGAGGAGAACACGAATCTGTTACACAACTGTTTGGTTCTgtgtgttgaaaaaaaaaaagggaggcagGACATCTTGGTACAGTGTGCGCGTCTTGTTGTGAGAAGATAAAAATGAGCATTATGTAACTTTCCTAACCTCCTCCGAATTTCATCTGggaagggtggtggtggggggaggggggtggaggatgaagaggatgaggcTCGAGAACAGCTGATCAGAGCGGGCTGTTGGTGAGCGAGAGGGTGTTGGACGGAAAACGGCGAAAGTCTTGAAACGTCAAGTGTGCAAAGGATTAGAGGGACAGAATAAAGCAGAAACCGAGAGCGGCGAAATCCAGAGGGGGCCGTCTTAAATCCACAGGAACAGTGTGACCGTGGTTACTgtcacacaaaacaacaacaacaaccaggaTCACTAA
The window above is part of the Lampris incognitus isolate fLamInc1 chromosome 6, fLamInc1.hap2, whole genome shotgun sequence genome. Proteins encoded here:
- the fam107b gene encoding protein FAM107B produces the protein MATMFRYPVFPHLQDPCDPGLSLSAGRRVMAEPDYLEGDCDELIKPKKLINPVKNSRNHQDLHRELLMNQKRGLAPQNKPELQKVLEKRKREQVLKAQKEEQEAHKKRSDLEIELMKRQQKLEQLELEQQKIEEEQENTPEFIKMKSNLRRTKQEADGEERTT